A DNA window from Drosophila virilis strain 15010-1051.87 chromosome 4, Dvir_AGI_RSII-ME, whole genome shotgun sequence contains the following coding sequences:
- the LOC116651667 gene encoding uncharacterized protein, protein MLPWRSLILILTVFLVNARPGSVRRGLLVLGLHNHTDIAMSSLQEDSFQPDSYCWLLLVKLKSSGCPFLNLLFQSLVALPVYNFLLIVIGWYLNKSASCSAERIVLVLQPIMQRSAPDPLVATTTPMPPLPPPRCKRRQAPKPPPRLVRHSVTCGKSYPSQKDPFSTLHGFPNQEQYKSLRRNLKRVLEGLQQPPTPSPPQTLPLTLCNLSQITEESAQSSSTALSLELPKKKAKPPKLFRVLFKRLGKPFVKKTPQMQYERSTVNTESNDSVNKDSNKNGIFHPIWKRLKFRSKRKPGSEQPLSSNISDSVSSSCSSRCLYAS, encoded by the exons ATGCTACCCTGGCGATCGTTAATTCTCATCTTGACGGTATTTCTGGTCAACGCACGGCCTGGCAGTGTTCGACGTGGGCTGCTTGTGCTGGGCTTGCACAATCACACCGATATAGCCATGAGCTCGTTGCAAGAAGATTCCTTTCAGCCGGACTCATATTGCTGGCTTTTGCTAGTCAAGCTGAAGAGTTCAGGCTGTCCTTTTTTAAATCTGTTATTTCAAAGCCTTGTGGCGCTGCCCGTGTACAACTTTTTATTGATTGTGATTGG CTGGTACCTTAACAAGAGCGCTTCATGCAGCGCAGAGCGCATTGTGTTGGTGCTTCAGCCTATCATGCAAAGATCAGCACCTGATCCACTTGTGGCAACAACCACACCAATGCCACCTTTACCACCGCCGCGTTGCAAGCGACGTCAAGCGCCGAAACCACCACCGCGCCTTGTACGCCACTCCGTCACCTGTGGCAAAAGTTATCCCAGCCAGAAGGATCCCTTTTCCACCTTGCATGGCTTTCCCAATCAGGAACAATACAAAAGCCTTCGCAGAAATCTAAAACGTGTCCTTGAAGGGCTGCAACAGCCACCGACTCCATCCCCACCACAAACGTTGCCATTGACACTGTGCAATTTGTCTCAAATAACTGAAGAGTCGGCCCAATCCTCTTCGACTGCTTTGAGCCTGGAGCTGCCCAAGAAGAAAGCCAAGCCCCCAAAATTGTTTCGAGTGCTGTTTAAGCGACTGGGCAAGCCCTTTGTGAAAAAGACCCCCCAAATGCAGTACGAAAGAAGTACGGTTAACACAGAAAGCAACGACAGCGTCAATaaagacagcaacaaaaacggcATATTCCATCCCATTTGGAAACGTTTAAAATTTCGGTCCAAGCGCAAGCCCGGTTCCGAACAGCCACTGTCGTCCAATATTTCGGATTCGGTTAGCTCCAGTTGCAGTTCTCGTTGCTTATATGCCTCCTAG